The Alistipes finegoldii DSM 17242 DNA segment GTGCGGCCGATACCCAGAAGTGCCTGCGCGTGTCGGGCAAGCACAACGACCTCGAAGAGGTGGGCCACGACACCTATCACCACACGATGTTCGAGATGCTGGGCAACTGGTCTTACGGCGACTACTTCAAGAAGGAGGCGATCGAGTGGGCGTGGGAGCTGCTGGGCGGCGTCTACAAACTGCCGGCCGACCGCATGTACGCCACGGTTTTCGAAGGCTCGGAGGAGGACGGCGTGCCCTTCGATCAGGAGGCTTACGACTACTGGAAGCAATTCCTGCCCGAAGACCACATCATCCGCGGCAACAAGCACGACAACTTCTGGGAGATGGGCGAGACGGGTCCCTGCGGTCCCTGCTCGGAGATTCATTTCGACCTGCGCGACGAGGCGGAGATCGCCGCCAAGCCGGGCCGCGAGATGGTCAATGCGGGCCATCCGCAGGTGATCGAGATCTGGAACCTCGTCTTCATGCAGTTCAACCGCAAGGCCAACGGCTCGCTGGAGCCGCTGCCGGCCCGCAACGTCGATACGGGCATGGGCTTCGAGCGTCTGTGCATGATTCTGCAGGGCAAGAAGTCCAATTACGACACCGATGTCTTCCAGCCTACGATCCAGCGTATTTCGCAGCTGTCGGGCAAGGTTTACGGCGCCGACGCCAAGTGCGACGTGGCGATGCGCGTCATCGCCGACCACCTGCGCGCCATCGCCTTTTCGATCGCCGACGGCCAGCTGCCGTCGAACGTCAAGGCCGGTTACGTCATCCGCCGCATCCTGCGCCGCGCCGTGCGTTACGGCTATACCTACCTCGGCTTTACGGAGCCGACGATCTGCAAGCTCGTTCCCGGACTGGTGGAGCAGATGGGGGAGCAGTTCCCCGAACTGAAGGCCCAGCAGTCGCTGATCGAAAAGGTGATCGAGGAGGAGGAGGCTTCGTTCCTGCGTACGCTGGCCACGGGCATCAACCTGCTGGACGGCGTGATCGAAAAGACCAAGGGCGAGGGCCGGGAGCTGATTTCGGGCAAGGACGCCTTCGAACTCTACGATACGTTCGGCTTCCCGATCGACCTGACGGAGCTGATCGCCCGCGAGCAGGGCGTCGGCGTGGACCTCGCGGCCTTCGAAACCGAACTGCAGGCCCAGAAGGAGCGTTCGCGCAACGCTGCGGCCGTCGATACCGACGACTGGGTGGAGCTGTTCCCCATCAGGGAGAGCCTCTTCACGGGGTACGATACGCTGACCGAGCAGGTCCGGATCGCCCGCTACCGCCGCGTGACCTCCAAAGGCAAGACCTCTTACCAGCTGGTCTTCGACCGCACGCCGTTCTACGGCAATTCGGGCGGTCAGATCGGCGACATCGGCTATATCGAGAACGCCGACGAGCGCATCGCGGTCGTGGCCACCGAGAAGGAAAACGGACTGATTATCCATATCGTCAGGGAGCTGCCCGAAAATCCCGCGGCCGGGTTCACGGCCGTCGTGGACGCCGCGAAGCGTCAGTCCGCGGCCAACAACCATACGGCCACGCACCTCATGCACGAGGCGCTGCGCAAGGTCCTCGGACAGCATGTCGAGCAGAAAGGTTCGATGGTGACGCCCGAAATCCTGCGTTTCGACTTCTCTCATTTCCAGAAAATGACCCCGCAGGAGCTGCGCGAGGTCGAGATGCTTGTAAACCGCGCCGTGCGGGCCAACTATCCGCTCGAAGAGAACCGCGAAGCCACCAAGGAGGAGGCTGAGAAATGCGGTGCGATGATGCTCTTCGGCGAGAAGTACGGCGACAAGGTGCGCATGGTCCGCTTCGGCTCGTCGGTCGAGTTGTGCGGCGGTACGCATACCAGCGCCACGGGCAACATCGGCTTCTTCAAGATCCTGAACGAAAGCGCCATTTCGGCCGGCGTGCGCCGTATCGAGGCCGTGACGGGCGAGCGCGCCGAGCAGATCATCTATGCCGCCGAGGATACGATGCGCGACATCAGCGACTATCTGCATAACCCGCAGGTGCTGCAGGCCGTCAAGAAGATGTTCGAAAGCAACGAAGCGCTGTCGAAGGAGGTCGAGACCATGCGCCGCGAGCAGGTTGCGCAGTGGGCCGATAAGATCATCGCCTCGACGCCCGAACGCCGCGGCGTGCAGCTGATCGCCACGCAGACCGACCGTACGCCCGAATTCGTCAAGGATCTGGCCTATTGTCTGCGTGCGCGTGCTCCGAAACTGGTGCTCGTGCAGGGTTCGGTCAACGACGGCAAGCCGATGCTGACGGTGATGCTCGGCGAAGAGATCACGGCGCAGGGCGTAAATGCCGGAGCCGTGGTGCGCGAAGCTGCGAAACTGATGCAGGGCGGCGGCGGCGGTCAGGCGTTCTTCGCCACGGCCGGCGGCAAGAACCCCGACGGGTTGCAGGCGGCCATCGACAAGGCCGTGGAGCTGATAATGGCGCAGCTGCATTAGGCCGTCCGATTCCGGCGGCGAACCGCCTTTTGGCAAGTTGCCGGCTGATGAATTTGCGGCGGGGCGGTTGTGATTTTCCGGCGATAATTTCCGGCGGCGAATTCCCGGTCGCAATGTCTGGCGGCGGTTCCGACACGGTTCCCGATCGCGCTGCGGCGGAAATTTGCCGGGTGGGGAATCGGCGGTGCGCAGGCCAAACGGTGCGACGGCATGGGCCGGAGCGAAACAGATGAGATAATTACTAAAAACAAACGATTATGAATAACAAGGTATTATTGATGATCCTCGACGGCTGGGGCAACGGCCATCACGACAAGGCCGATGTGATTTCGACCGTGCATCCCGAATATATCTCGGCCATGACGGAGAAATATCCCCACGCCCAGCTGCGCACCGACGGCGAGAACGTCGGCCTGCCCGAAGGACAGATGGGCAACTCGGAGGTCGGACACCTCAATATCGGCGCCGGCCGCGTGGTTTATCAGGATCTCGTGAAGATCAACCGCGCCTGCCGCGACAACTCGATCATGGAGAATCCTGAGGTGAAGGCAGCGTTCGAATACGCCAAAAAGAACGGTGTGAACATGCACTTCATGGGGCTGGTGTCGGACGGCGGCGTACACTCGTCGCTGGAGCACCTCTTCAAGTTGTGCGACATTTCGGCGGCCTACGGCCTCGACAATACCTACGTGCATTGCTTTATGGACGGCCGCGACACCGACCCGCGCAGCGGCAAGGGTTTCGTCGCCGACCTCGAAAAGCACCTCGCCGCCACGACGGGCAGGATCGCTACGGTGATCGGCCGTTATTACGCCATGGACCGCGACAAGCGCTGGGAGCGTGTGAAGATCGCATACGACGCGCTGGTCAACGGCATCGGCGAACGTTCGTCGGACATGGTCGAAGCCGTCCAGAAGTCCTATGACGAGGGCGTGACGGACGAGTTCATCAAGCCTTTCGTGCGCATCGACGAGAACGGACAGCCCGTCGGCATGATCCGCCCGAACGACGTGGTGATCTTTTTCAACTACCGCAACGACCGCGCCAAGGAGCTGACCGTCGTGCTGACGCAGGAGGACATGCCGGCCGAAGGGATGCACACCATGCCGCTCTACTACTGCTGCATGACGCCCTATGACGCCAAGTTCACGGGCCTGCACATCCTCTTCGACAAGGAGAACGTACCCAACACCATCGGCGAGTACGTCTCGAAGCTGGGCCTGCGGCAGCTGCGCATCGCCGAGACCGAGAAATACGCCCACGTCACGTTCTTCCTGAACGGCGGCCGCGAAGCGGAGTTCGAAGGCGAAGAGCGTATCCTCGTGGCGTCGCCCAAGGTCGCCACGTACGACCTCCAGCCCGAAATGAGCGCTCCGGAAGTGGCTGACAAGCTGGCCGCCGCGCTCGGTGAGCGGAAGTTCGACTTCATCTGCCTGAACTTCGCCAACGGCGACATGGTGGGCCATACGGGCGTTTACGAGGCCATCGTCAAAGCGGTGAAGGCCGTAGACGGATGCGTCGCCAAGGTCGTCGAAGCGGCCAAGGCCAACGGTTACGAGGTCGTGATGATCGCCGACCACGGCAATGCCGACAACGCCGTCAATGCCGACGGTACGCCCAATACGGCGCACTCGCTCAATCCGGTGCCCATCGTGGTCGTTTCGGACCGCGTGAAGTCGGTGCACGACGGCATCTTGGCCGACGTGGCTCCCACGGTGCTCCGCCTGATGGGCCTCGAACAGCCTGCCGAAATGACCGGCAAGGCGCTCGTGGAGCTGAAATAGCCCGCTTGCTGACACAAAAAATCCCGCACCGTAAAGTGCGGGATTTTTGTTTCGGGGCGGAATCCGGTTCCGGGTGCGGAACGGTTTCCGGCCGGATGCTTCGCGCTGCTCTTAGTCGAGCTCCTCCTTGAACTTCTCGATCCGGCCGGGTAGGAGACGCAGGGCGTGCGCCATCTGGTATTCGGTATTCGTCCGGTTGTTTGTGATGAATTCCATGGCGACCTTGAAGCAGTTGTCCTCTCCGTCTCGCTCCGCCGAACACTTGCAAACGAATTTGTCCCGGTTCTGATCGTTGGAAATCGCCAGCAGTTTGTCATAAGGGACGTCGGCAGTGAAATTCGCCGATACCTCCACGTAGGCGTAATCCATGTCCGCCACTTCTTTTATGATGGCGTAGTAGTTGATTCCCTGTACTTTGAACAGAATGTCCCTGTCTTCGTCGAACGTCGGGACATAGCCTTCGCGCTTCAGAAAAGCGAAGATATCCTCCCGGACGCTCTGCTGGGCGAAGAGCGCGGAAACCGTGCCGAAAATCAGGAGCAGGGTGAGCGTAAATTTCTTCATGCCGATTCTTTTTTTTGGGTTTTGCAATAGTCAAAGATAATGAATTCCTGCGCATGGTGGAGCGGAACCGGACGAAATTTGTGCGGGTGTGGGTTCCTCCGAACAACGTCTGCTGTTTCGGCAATCGTACCGCTTTCTGCAGAAGCTTCGCGCCGCGGACCTCCGGGGCTGCCTTGGGTGATGGCGCGGACCGGAAGTTTTTCGTCTGCGGCGATCGCTGCTGCGCATGACGGAGTCAGTAGAGTTCGATGAATTCGTACGTATTGCCTACGGCGGCGAGGTAGCGCAGGAACTCGCTGCGGGAGACGACCACCGTGGCGCGGTTGTCGTTGGGGTGGAACGAATAGGCCGGGAATCTCTCCAGATTCCGGTCCAGAAACAGGTGTACGTGGCGCTCCGGGTCGTTGATCAGCCCGAAGGGCGACACCGAGCCGGGACGCAGTCCGAGCCAGCGCTCCATGCGCTGTTCCGACGCGAACGAGAGCTTGCCCTGCCGCAGGCGGCGTTCGAGGTCGTGGATGGCGAGGTTCTGCTCGCAGTCGAACGCCACGAGGTAGTGGCGGTTGCCCTTGTGGTTGCGGAAAAAAAGGTTCTTGCAGTGCTTCGAGCCGTCGTCGCGCCAGTATCGGCGTGCGATTTCGATGGTCGGGGCTTCGGGGTGTTCGTACCACGTGTAGGCGATGCCGTGGCTGTCGAGCCAGTCGAAGACTTTTTGGCGTCGGTCGGTCGTGGGGACCGTGGCTGTTGAAGTGCCTGCTTCCGCAGTTGTTGTCGGTCCTGACGTTGTCCCCGATGTGCTCGCGGTCTTGCCGGATTCTCGCGCAATTGTATACGTTTCTGCCGATTCTCTCGTCTCCGCCGCATCCGATTCCGTTCTCCTCTGTGCTGTTGTTATTGTGGCCGGCTCCGTTGCCGGTTTCTGTGCCGGTGTTGCCGCATCCGATTCCGCGGCGGTTCCGGGGAGAGCCGTTTTCGTCTTTTCCGTCGTCATGGCATCAGTCGTTGCCATAAAATGTTTTGATATTCTCCTCGACGCATCCTACCAGCACGTCCACGGCTTCGCGGGGCGACCATGCGTTGTGGGGCGAGAGCAGCAGGCGGTCGGGTTCGCGGATGCCGAGCAGCGGACTGTCGGCGGCGAAGGGTTCGCGCGAGAAGACGTCGAGGGCCGCGCCGGCGATCGAACCCCGGTCGAGCGCTTCGGCCAGCGCCGCTTCATCGACGATGCCGCCGCGGGCGACGTTTATGAGGAGGGCCGAGCGTTTCATGACCGACAATTCCGGCGCGCCGATCAGTCCGCGGGTGCGGTCGTTCAGCGGGGCGTGGATCGAGACGATGTCGGAACGGCCCAGCAGTTCGGTGAGCGGAAGCGCGGGGTAAGGCTCTTCGCGCACGACGCCCGACGTCGAGGTGTAGCATACTTCGCAGCCGAATGCCGCCGCCAGCCGCGCCACCTCGCGGCCGATGGCGCCGAGTCCGACGATGCCCCATTTCGAGCCGTAGAGCTGGTGGGTGGGCAGTGCGAAATGGAACTGCTGTCCGGCGGCGGAGTAGGCGCCGCTCTTGACGTAACGGTCGTAATAGACGATGTTGCGACGCAGTGCGATGGCCGCTCCGAGGGTGGTTTCGGCCACGGAGTGCGTCGAGTAGCCTGCGGCGTTCTTTACCTCGATCCCCAGCTCGGCCGCGGCTTCGAGGTCGATGTTGTTGGTGCCGGTGGCGGCTACGCAGATCAGCCGCAGCCGGGGCAGGGACTGAAGCGTTTCGTGGCGCAGGACCACCTTGTTGGTGATTATCACGTCGGCTTCGCGGCAGCGGTCGGGAAGCTCTTCCGGCGTCGTGCGGGCGTAACCCTTGTATTCGCCCAAGGCTTGGAGCCGGCCGAGGTCGGCGCCTCCGAGTGTGTACTCGTCCAGAAATACGATGTTCGGTTTCATAAGGATATGCGGTTTTAGTTCATTTCTCCGATCAGGCCTCGGATTACGACCGACGCGCAGCCGATGCCGAACAGCGCGGGGATGTAGGATATGGTGCCGACGTTCGACTTCTTGTTCTGCTCCTCGCAGAGGATCAGCGCCCCTTCGCGCATCGGTTCGGGCGAGTAGACGGCCCTGAAACCGCTGCGGACGCCGATTTTGTGGAGCCGCTTGCGCAGCATGTGGGCCAGCGGACAGTGGTGGGTCTTGGAGATGTCGGCGATCTCCATCTTCGTCGGGTCGGTCTTGGCCCCTGCGCCCATCGAGCTGACCAGCGGCAGCGAACGGTCCAAAGCACCCTTTATCAGCGCCAGTTTGGGCGAGAGGGTGTCGATGGCGTCCACTGCGTAGTCGTATTTCGCGGCGTCGAGCAGCAGGTCGGTCTCCTCGTCCTTGATATAGCGGCTGACCACCGTGAGTTCTATCTCCGGGTTGATGTCGCGCAGGCGTTCGGCCAGAATCTCGGCTTTCTGGCGGCCGACGGTCGAGTGGAGGGCGACCAGCTGGCGGTTGATGTTGCTCGGCGCCACGGCGTCGGCATCGGCGATGGTCATGCGGCCCACGCCGGCCCGGACGATCATCTCGGCGGCATAGGCGCCCACGCCGCCCAGCCCGACGACCAGTACGTGGGCCTTTCGGAGCAGGTCGAGTTTCTCTTTGCCGAGCAGCAACTCGGTGCGTTCAAGCCAATTATCCGTATTCATTTTCAATTGCTGTGTTCGTTTTATCGGGCCGGGAGCGGCGGCGTTCCGGCCGCCTTGTCCTGCCCTTGCGGCCCGGTCGTAAATATCCGTCCGTAGTTTTCCAGCGTCGCCCGTTGCAGTTCCTCCGGCGTGACGCCTTTTACTTTCGCGGCGCGCGCGTAGATTTCCTCGATCGGGACGTCGCTGTCGTCGGTTTCGAGAAAAAGCTGCGAGAGGGGCGTTTCGCGCAGGGATTCCAGCGTTTTGGGCGATGCGAAGGCACGCAGGCCGAACGAGAGGTAATAACCTTTTCCGACGGCCCGGCGGGCCTGTTCGGGCGATCCGATGAAGCCGTGGAAGATCGCTGCGCGGGGCCGGCAGGCGTCCAGTTCGCGCATGACCGGCTCGAAAGCCCTGACGCAGTGCAGAACCACGGGCAGCCGCCGTTCGCGCGCCAGCGCGAGCTGCGCCCTGAACGCCGCCAACTGTGTTTCACGGTCGGCGCCATGCACGAAATCGAGTCCCGTTTCGCCGACGGCCTGCACGTCGCCGAGCAACGGCACGATCGTGCTAACGTCTTCTTTGTCAGCATTCCACGGATGAATTCCGGCTGTCCGCAGTTCGATGCCGCGGCCGGTCGGGCGGTGGGTGTGTATGTTGACGAATCGATCGGTCATCGCGACAAATGTACGAATTTTAAGTAAATTAAAAAATAATAGATATTGCATACCGGATTCTCGGAAAAAATTCGTATTTTCGCACGCGAATTATGGCTGTTAGCACACTAACAACGCACGACGAACCCAAAATATATCCAAACATAACAATCAAAATCTTTAACCATGTCGAAAATCATTACACTACGCAAGGGTCTCGACATCAATCTCCGGGGAAAGGCTCAGGAGTCTCTGGCCGACGCGCCGCTGGCTTCGGAGTATGCCCTCTCGCCTCTCGATTTCGAGGGCGTGACTCCCAAGTTGCTGGTTAAGGTGGGCGATGAGGTGAAAGCCGGTACGCCGCTGTTCTTCAACAAGTACAGCGAGCGCATCCTCTTCACGTCGCCCGTCAGCGGTACGGTTGCGGCCGTCAACCGCGGCGAGAAGCGCAAGATTCTCTCCGTGACCGTGACGCCGGCCTCCGTACAGAGCTACGAGGAGTTCGCGAAGCCCGATCTGCAGAAGGCTTCCCGCGAGGAGATTGTCGAGCTGCTGCTCAAGTCGGGTCTCTGGCCCATGATCGTGCAGCGACCCTACGGCGTTATCGCCGACCCGAACGACACGCCGAAAGCGGTCTTCATCTCCGCCTTCGATTCCGCGCCGCTGGCTCCGGACTACAACTACGTCCTGCGCGCCGAGCAGAAGAACCTCCAGACCGGTATCGACGTAATGCGCAAACTCACTTCGGGCAAGGTGCATCTTTCGGTGCGCGCCAAGGCCGAGGGGCAGATGACTGCGCTCAAGGGCGCCGAGACGCATGCCTTCGCGGGCAAGCACCCCGTCGGCAACGTCGGCGTGCAGATCCACCACATCGACCCCGTGAACAAGGGCGAAGTCGTGTGGACGGTCAACATTCAGGATCTGGCGATCATCGGCCGTCTGTTCAACGAGGGCCGCGTCGATATGACGAAGATCATCGCCGTGGCCGGCTCGGAGATCGAAAAGCCGCAGTACTGCCGCATCATCGCGGGCGCCAAGGTCGATTCGATCCTCAAGGGCAACGTGAAGCCTCAGAAGGAGGGCGACCATGTGCGCATCATTTCGGGCAACGTGCTCACGGGTACGAAAACCGTGGCCGACGGCTTCATCGGTTTCTATGCCAACCAGCTGACGGTGATTCCCGAAGGCGACAAGTTCGAGCTGCTGGGCTGGGCGATGCCCCGTTTCAACAAATTCTCCGTATCGCGCGCCTACTTCTCGTGGCTCTGCCCCAAGAAGGAGTACAATCTCGATACCAACATGAA contains these protein-coding regions:
- the alaS gene encoding alanine--tRNA ligase, encoding MESNKIRRAFLDFFESKGHVIVPSAPMVVKGDPTLMFTNAGMNQFKDIFLGNAPRKYPRAADTQKCLRVSGKHNDLEEVGHDTYHHTMFEMLGNWSYGDYFKKEAIEWAWELLGGVYKLPADRMYATVFEGSEEDGVPFDQEAYDYWKQFLPEDHIIRGNKHDNFWEMGETGPCGPCSEIHFDLRDEAEIAAKPGREMVNAGHPQVIEIWNLVFMQFNRKANGSLEPLPARNVDTGMGFERLCMILQGKKSNYDTDVFQPTIQRISQLSGKVYGADAKCDVAMRVIADHLRAIAFSIADGQLPSNVKAGYVIRRILRRAVRYGYTYLGFTEPTICKLVPGLVEQMGEQFPELKAQQSLIEKVIEEEEASFLRTLATGINLLDGVIEKTKGEGRELISGKDAFELYDTFGFPIDLTELIAREQGVGVDLAAFETELQAQKERSRNAAAVDTDDWVELFPIRESLFTGYDTLTEQVRIARYRRVTSKGKTSYQLVFDRTPFYGNSGGQIGDIGYIENADERIAVVATEKENGLIIHIVRELPENPAAGFTAVVDAAKRQSAANNHTATHLMHEALRKVLGQHVEQKGSMVTPEILRFDFSHFQKMTPQELREVEMLVNRAVRANYPLEENREATKEEAEKCGAMMLFGEKYGDKVRMVRFGSSVELCGGTHTSATGNIGFFKILNESAISAGVRRIEAVTGERAEQIIYAAEDTMRDISDYLHNPQVLQAVKKMFESNEALSKEVETMRREQVAQWADKIIASTPERRGVQLIATQTDRTPEFVKDLAYCLRARAPKLVLVQGSVNDGKPMLTVMLGEEITAQGVNAGAVVREAAKLMQGGGGGQAFFATAGGKNPDGLQAAIDKAVELIMAQLH
- the gpmI gene encoding 2,3-bisphosphoglycerate-independent phosphoglycerate mutase, which gives rise to MNNKVLLMILDGWGNGHHDKADVISTVHPEYISAMTEKYPHAQLRTDGENVGLPEGQMGNSEVGHLNIGAGRVVYQDLVKINRACRDNSIMENPEVKAAFEYAKKNGVNMHFMGLVSDGGVHSSLEHLFKLCDISAAYGLDNTYVHCFMDGRDTDPRSGKGFVADLEKHLAATTGRIATVIGRYYAMDRDKRWERVKIAYDALVNGIGERSSDMVEAVQKSYDEGVTDEFIKPFVRIDENGQPVGMIRPNDVVIFFNYRNDRAKELTVVLTQEDMPAEGMHTMPLYYCCMTPYDAKFTGLHILFDKENVPNTIGEYVSKLGLRQLRIAETEKYAHVTFFLNGGREAEFEGEERILVASPKVATYDLQPEMSAPEVADKLAAALGERKFDFICLNFANGDMVGHTGVYEAIVKAVKAVDGCVAKVVEAAKANGYEVVMIADHGNADNAVNADGTPNTAHSLNPVPIVVVSDRVKSVHDGILADVAPTVLRLMGLEQPAEMTGKALVELK
- a CDS encoding prolyl-tRNA synthetase associated domain-containing protein, yielding MAYTWYEHPEAPTIEIARRYWRDDGSKHCKNLFFRNHKGNRHYLVAFDCEQNLAIHDLERRLRQGKLSFASEQRMERWLGLRPGSVSPFGLINDPERHVHLFLDRNLERFPAYSFHPNDNRATVVVSRSEFLRYLAAVGNTYEFIELY
- a CDS encoding NAD(P)-dependent oxidoreductase, with translation MKPNIVFLDEYTLGGADLGRLQALGEYKGYARTTPEELPDRCREADVIITNKVVLRHETLQSLPRLRLICVAATGTNNIDLEAAAELGIEVKNAAGYSTHSVAETTLGAAIALRRNIVYYDRYVKSGAYSAAGQQFHFALPTHQLYGSKWGIVGLGAIGREVARLAAAFGCEVCYTSTSGVVREEPYPALPLTELLGRSDIVSIHAPLNDRTRGLIGAPELSVMKRSALLINVARGGIVDEAALAEALDRGSIAGAALDVFSREPFAADSPLLGIREPDRLLLSPHNAWSPREAVDVLVGCVEENIKTFYGND
- a CDS encoding tRNA threonylcarbamoyladenosine dehydratase, with the translated sequence MNTDNWLERTELLLGKEKLDLLRKAHVLVVGLGGVGAYAAEMIVRAGVGRMTIADADAVAPSNINRQLVALHSTVGRQKAEILAERLRDINPEIELTVVSRYIKDEETDLLLDAAKYDYAVDAIDTLSPKLALIKGALDRSLPLVSSMGAGAKTDPTKMEIADISKTHHCPLAHMLRKRLHKIGVRSGFRAVYSPEPMREGALILCEEQNKKSNVGTISYIPALFGIGCASVVIRGLIGEMN
- a CDS encoding TatD family hydrolase — protein: MTDRFVNIHTHRPTGRGIELRTAGIHPWNADKEDVSTIVPLLGDVQAVGETGLDFVHGADRETQLAAFRAQLALARERRLPVVLHCVRAFEPVMRELDACRPRAAIFHGFIGSPEQARRAVGKGYYLSFGLRAFASPKTLESLRETPLSQLFLETDDSDVPIEEIYARAAKVKGVTPEELQRATLENYGRIFTTGPQGQDKAAGTPPLPAR
- a CDS encoding Na(+)-translocating NADH-quinone reductase subunit A; protein product: MSKIITLRKGLDINLRGKAQESLADAPLASEYALSPLDFEGVTPKLLVKVGDEVKAGTPLFFNKYSERILFTSPVSGTVAAVNRGEKRKILSVTVTPASVQSYEEFAKPDLQKASREEIVELLLKSGLWPMIVQRPYGVIADPNDTPKAVFISAFDSAPLAPDYNYVLRAEQKNLQTGIDVMRKLTSGKVHLSVRAKAEGQMTALKGAETHAFAGKHPVGNVGVQIHHIDPVNKGEVVWTVNIQDLAIIGRLFNEGRVDMTKIIAVAGSEIEKPQYCRIIAGAKVDSILKGNVKPQKEGDHVRIISGNVLTGTKTVADGFIGFYANQLTVIPEGDKFELLGWAMPRFNKFSVSRAYFSWLCPKKEYNLDTNMNGGERPFVVTGLYERYLPMDIYPMYLLKACLAGDIDKMENLGIYEVVEEDFALCEFVDPSKIEIQQIIRDGINLMIKEA